The proteins below are encoded in one region of Engraulis encrasicolus isolate BLACKSEA-1 chromosome 1, IST_EnEncr_1.0, whole genome shotgun sequence:
- the esf1 gene encoding ESF1 homolog, translating into MSSKKNQDGDDRFLKVKKDPRFWEMPDKDRKVKIDKRFQSMFHDDRFKLKYTVDKRGRPVNHTSAEDLKRFYKVSDSDLSDDEQQEVKKEKKKKKNKKAEVEEHEDEEVQEEDEDTPKEKSLNEDKKTSKQKDVSLKTAKPTKGVKVYEEGEEEEEPSDEEGDEEDDSDLDEGLSEGSEEEEEEDDDDDDDDDDDDDEEGSEDESDSGPDLARGKGNIETSSEEEDDDDDDKAGEVDDFLRREEEDIIHDWGEMWKDAPRTDDMSRRLAVCNMNWDRMKAKDLLALFNSFKPKDGVILSVKIYPSEFGKERIQAEQTQGPMELSALPEDFDDTGDTEEKRLYREKIRDYQFKRLRYYYAVVECDSVTTAAKIYEECDGFEYESSSSTIDLRFIPDDTTFDEEEPTDSAVDVDSTKYQPKVFESAYTTTANVELTWDETDHDRVTAFTRNFKKDELLDMDFKAYLASSSEEEEEEQEEIEQGDDEEEEEEEQPEEVPEVPEPVVEKEEEAKEKTKVKKNDKAKEKKKMKKKPKKEDQIAKYRELLMGIQEKEKSKDRGVEMEVTWVPGLKEKTEQLVKKKLEAEKDLTPWEEYLQKKRDKKKEKRQQKKEAAEEAISDDDLPSDVDLNDPFFSEELGTTGIKGKGKGKKNRKEVEEKTPEEMEEMERQKAEMALLMDDDEGDAHKHFNYDKIVEQQNLSKKKRKKMIKTNTPLEEDSFQVDLKDPRFDAMYTSHLYNLDPSDPSYKKTKASLSIVEEKQRRREFKEKRQEEEMEARRKQEAESRKHGVLEDGGSATATTTTTTAKRKDMDASLSLLIKNIKNKTEQFQAKKKQKMS; encoded by the exons atgtCTTCCAAAAAGAATCAGGATGGCGACGACCGCTTTCTCAAAGTCAAAAAGGACCCCCGGTTTTGGGAGATGCCCGACAAGGACCGCAAAGTCAAGATTGACAAGCGTTTCCAGTCCATGTTCCACGACGACCGATTCAAACTGAAGTACACCGTCGACAAGCGGGGCAGACCCGTCAACCACACCTCGGCAGAAGACCTGAAACGGTTCTACAAGGTGTCAGACTCGGATCTTTCTGACGACGAGCAACAAGaagtaaagaaagagaagaagaaaaagaaaaataagaaggcAGAGGTAGAGGAGCATGAGGATGAAGAGGtccaggaggaggatgaagatacCCCAAAGGAGAAGAGTTTGAACGAAGACAAGAAAACCTCTAAACAGAAGGACGTATCACTCAAGACAGCAAAGCCAACCAAAGGGGTGAAGGTTTATGAAGAAG gtgaggaagaggaggaaccaagtgatgaagagggagatgaggaggatgacTCTGATCTGGACGAAGGTCTTTCagaaggcagtgaggaggaggaggaggaggacgatgatgatgatgatgatgacgacgacgatgatgatgaagaaggttCTGAGGATGAAAGTGACAGTGGGCCAGATCTGGCAAGAGGGAAGGGCAACATCGAGACCAGCtcagaagaggaagatgatgacgatgacgacaaGGCTGGTGAGGTGGATGACTTTCTTCGTCGCGAGGAAGAGGACATCATACACGACTGGGGCGAGATGTGGAAGGATGCCCCTCGCACTGATGAT ATGTCCAGGCGTCTGGCGGTGTGCAACATGAACTGGGACAGGATGAAGGCCAAAGACCTCCTGGCTCTCTTCAACTCCTTCAAGCCCAAAGACGGCGTCATCCTCTCTGTCAAG ATCTACCCGTCTGAGTTTGGTAAGGAGCGTATCCAGGCCGAGCAGACCCAGGGCCCGATGGAGCTCAGCGCACTCCCAGAGGACTTTGATGACACCGGAGACACCGAGGAGAAGAG GCTCTACAGAGAGAAGATCAGGGACTACCAGTTCAAGCGTCTGCGGTACTACTACGCGGTGGTAGAGTGCGACTCCGTGACGACGGCCGCCAAGATCTACGAGGAGTGCGACGGGTTCGAGTACGAGAGCAGCTCCTCCACCATCGACCTGCG GTTTATCCCAGATGACACTACATTTGATGAGGAGGAGCCCACTGACTCTGCTGTGGATGTGGACAGCACCAAgtatcagcccaaagtcttcgaAAGCGCCTACACCACCACTGCTAAt GTGGAGTTGACGTGGGATGAGACGGACCACGATCGCGTGACGGCCTTCACCAGGAACTTCAAGAAGGACGAGCTGCTGGACATGGACTTCAAGGCCTACCTGGCCTCCTccagcgaggaagaggaggaggagcaggaggagatagAACAAggggatgatgaagaagaagaggaggaggagcaaccTGAGGAAGTGCCAGAAG TTCCTGAACCTGTggtggaaaaggaggaggaggcgaaAGAGAAGACAAAGGTCAAGAAAAATGATAAAgcaaaggagaagaaaaagatgaaaaagaagCCTAAAAAAGAAGACCAGATCGCCAAGTACCGAGAGCTGCTAATGGGCAtccaggagaaggagaagagcaaAGATCGGGGCGTGGAGATGGAGGTTACCTGGGTACCAG GGTTGAAGGAGAAGACAGAGCAGCTGGTGAAGAAGAAACTGGAGGCGGAGAAGGATCTGACGCCCTGGGAGGAGTACCTGCAGAAGAAGAGggacaagaagaaggagaagaggcaaCAGAAAAAG GAGGCAGCTGAAGAGGCCATCAGCGATGACGACCTGCCCTCGGACGTGGACCTCAATGACCCCTTCTTCTCCGAGGAGCTGGGCACCACAG GCATCAAGGGTAAAGGCAAGGGCAAGAAGAACaggaaggaagtggaggagaagacgccggaggagatggaggagatggagaggcagaag gcTGAGATGGCGTTGCTGATGGATGACGACGAGGGTGATGCGCATAAACACTTCAACTACGACAAGATCGTGGAGCAGCAGAACCTCagcaagaagaagaggaagaagatgatcaAGACCAACACACCACTCGAGGAGGACAGCTTCcag GTGGACCTGAAGGATCCCCGTTTCGACGCCATGTACACCTCCCACCTGTACAACCTGGACCCCTCGGACCCCAGCTACAAGAAGACCAAGGCCTCGCTGAGCATCGTGGAGGAGAAGCAGCGGCGCCGAGAGTTcaaggagaagagacaggaggaggaaatggaggcCAGGAGGAAACAGGAAGCGGAAAGCAGGAAGCACGGAGTACTAGAGGATGGGGGTAGCGCCACGGCAACGACGACGACAACAACGGCTAAGAGGAAAGATATGGACGCTAGTTTGTCATTGCTGATCAAGAATATCAAGAACAAGACGGAGCAGTTCCAAGCCAAGAAGAAACAGAAGATGTCTTGA